One stretch of Arachis hypogaea cultivar Tifrunner chromosome 20, arahy.Tifrunner.gnm2.J5K5, whole genome shotgun sequence DNA includes these proteins:
- the LOC140183089 gene encoding uncharacterized protein gives MADVPPPSLSELMRMVAELQQANQRMADENQIMSAQIAELNHARIEHNDAHRQQAEDEEHQSQPTHVSETAQHEEQQPDDEKEESEDLVGPFTEEVMNFELPKRFTLPLTLTPYDGLGDPRKFIKKFRSIMIVNGASDTVLCRCFPNYLDGPALDWLCALPAGSISRFHQLAKLFEEHFAGSAIYLHDSDYLNTIKQGPNESLKDYMTRFTKIAISIPDLHPEVHLHAIKSGLRPGKFQETIAVAKPKTLAEFREKAKGQIDIEELRQARKSDKSHFREEDKNSTTKKSFKLTPRFDSYTQFNTKREDIIKEILNSKLIKPPRKAGTYQDARHVDKSKYCAFHQKHGHNTDDCVVAKDLLERLARQGHLDKYIGGHIQKRGPSSTTNDLSEQHRGKEKASSNQYERPRGIINCISGGYASGGYSNSARKRSFRAICSVEGPKQDTAINNPQPEVTFTQADFNSNIQNLDDPVVITLQLGDLLVKKVLLDPGSSADVLFYSTFQKMKLSDNMLQSTGGDLVGFSGERVPILGSVWLQTTLGEHPLSKTNDIQYLVVDCFSPYNLILGRPFLNKFGAIVSTVHLCVKFPLQDDQVATIHGDHKEARQCYNTSMKFQNRSTQQVNNVELKQNEDTLADLDPRADFLERPKPSDDLQKVYFNNDPKKFTYVGTSINPTELQAIKTFLQENAELFAWKPADMPGIDPQIITHKLAINSAVRPVQQKKRKLGEEKRRASLEETQKLINAEFIKEIRFTTWLANVNAGATYQRLMDKVFAKQIGRNIEVYVDDMVTKTKTGHNHISDLTEIFGQIRQYNMRLNPEKCAFAVQGGKFLGFLLTCRGIEANPDKCRAVLDMASPKTVKEVQRLTGRLAALSRFVPCLASTSIPFFQTIKKKNRFEWNDDCEKAFSKLKTTLSQPPILQKPLQGEDLFLYLSVTDWAISSALVSERNKVQHPIYFVSKTLQHAELNYPRIEKLALALIFSARRLRPYFQSHVIYVRTDHPLRQVLHKPEIAGRLIKWAVELSEFDIRYQSRGPIKSQFLADFITEFTTPSEEDHAKQWILYVDGSSNNGGCGAGIRLEAEDGFILEHSIHLAFKASNNQSEYEALLAGLRLCLDLQISTIKVKDWRDDFIHYLQTGNIPEGVENDKKFRRQASSFTILNGTLYRRGYTRPLLKCLNKPEADIALAEAHEGICGTHTGARSLASKILRAGFFWPTLKQDSQQKIRTCQNCQRHAPLIHIPAEQMHHSEISWPFNQWGLDILGPFPTAPGQVKFLIVGIDYFSKWVEAQPLARITSQQIISFVWKNIICRFGIPQHITTDNGRQFADQKFQSFLQNLKINQHFASVEHPQTNGLAEAANKVILHALKKKLDDAKGLWAELIPEVLWGYNTTPQTSTKETPFRLVYGSEAMIPLEISQNSIRTYMDNQDEARKSELDIIEEIRDIAALKQRAAQQVIARQYNKSVKSRSFVKGDLVLRKTETARKPPTHGKLAANWDGPYRVSNVLGQGAYKLESLDGKLMPSTWNVSSLKKFYS, from the exons ATGGCTGACGTACCGCCTCCGTCACTGTCCGAACTCATGCGAATGGTAGCTGAGCTACAACAAGCTAATCAACGGATGGCTGACGAGAACCAAATAATGTCTGCTCAAATTGCTGAACTAAATCATGCTCGGATTGAACACAATGATGCTCACCGCCAACAGGCGGAAGACGAGGAACATCAATCCCAACCGACTCATGTTTCGGAAACCGCTCAACATGAAGAGCAGCAGCCCGATGACGAGAAAGAAGAATCCGAGGACCTTGTAGGCCCCTTTACAGAAGAAGTAATGAACTTCGAACTGCCGAAGAGGTTCACTCTGCCGTTGACCCTCACGCCTTATGATGGACTCGGAGATCCGAGGAAGTTCATAAAGAAATTCCGATCAATAATGATCGTCAATGGTGCATCAGATACAGTCTTATGTCGTTGTTTTCCGAATTatttagacggtcctgcacttgattggttgtgTGCTTTGCCTGCAGGTTCCATTTCACGCTTTCATCAGCTGGCGAAGTTATTTGAAGAACATTTCGCCGGATCTGCAATATACTTGCACGACTCTGATTACCTGAACACCATCAAGCAAGGACCAAACGAAAGCCTAAAGGACTATATGACTCGTTTTACCAAAATCGCAATCAGCATACCAGATCTCCACCCCGAGGTCCATCTGCATGCAATTAAAAGCGGCCTCCGACCCGGGAAATTCCAGGAGACGATCGCAGTGGCAAAACCGAAGACTCTAGCAGAATTTCGAGAGAAAGCAAAAGGACAAATTGACATCGAGGAACTCCGACAAGCTCGGAAATCTGACAAGTCACACTTCCGCGAAGAAGATAAGAACTCAACCACTAAGAAAAGTTTTAAACTAACACCTCGATTTGATTCTTATACGCAGTTTAACACTAAAAGGGAAGACATAATCAAGGAGATCTTGAACTCCAAATTAATCAAGCCACCAAGAAAGGCCGGCACATACCAGGATGCAAGGCATGTAGACAAATCAAAGTACTGCGCTTTCCACCAAAAACACGGCCACAATACCGATGATTGTGTGGTCGCCAAAGATCTCTTAGAACGACTAGCAAGACAAGGCCACCTagacaaatacattggtggtcaCATCCAAAAACGTGGCCCCAGTTCCACAACAAACGACCTCTCTGAACAACACCGAGGAAAAGAGAAGGCATCCTCAAACCAATATGAAAGACCACGAGGTATAATCAATTGTATTTCAGGAGGATACGCAAGTGGGGGATACTCAAACTCAGCAAGGAAAAGGTCATTCAGAGCAATATGCTCAGTAGAAGGACCAAAGCAAGATACAGCAATCAATAACCCACAACCAGAGGTCACCTTCACACAGGCCGACTTTAACTCCAACATACAAAATTTGGACGACCCTGTGGTAATCACCCTCCAGCTAGGGGATCTATTAGTGAAAAAAGTACTCTTGGATCCCGGGAGCAGTGCCGATGTTCTGTTTTACTCAACATTTCAAAAGATGAAGCTCAGCGACAACATGCTACAGTCCACAGGAGGAGACTTAGTCGGATTCTCGGGAGAACGCGTTCCAATACTCGGttcagtgtggttacaaaccacactgggtGAGCATCCTCTTTCAAAAACTAATGATATTCAATATCTAGTAGTTGACTGTTTCAGTCCATATAACCTTATCCTTGGCCGACCTTTTTTAAATAAGTTCGGCGCCATTGTCTCTACCGTCCATCTCTGTGTAAAGTTTCCATTGCAGGATGATCAGGTTGCAACAATCCATGGAGATCATAAAGAGGCCCGACAGTGTTATAACACCAGCATGAAGTTCCAAAACCGCTCAACACAACAAGTCAACAATGTCGAACTCAAGCAAAACGAAGACACACTAGCTGACCTCGACCCAAGAGCCGATTTTCTCGAGCGACCAAAACCATCCGATGACCTGCAAAAAGTGTATTTTAATAATGACCCTAAAAAATTTACATATGTAGGTACATCAATCAACCCAACTGAGTTACAGGCCATAAAAACGTTTCTACAAGAAAACGCCGAGCTTTTTGCCTGGAAACCTGCAGACATGCCCGGCATTGATCCACAAATTATCACTCATAAACTAGCAATAAACTCGGCAGTCCGACCAGTACAGCAGAAGAAACGAAAACTCGGCGAAGAAAAGAGGAGAGCGTCACTAGaagaaacacaaaaactcatcaacGCTGAATTTATCAAAGAGATCAGATTCActacatggctagccaatgtg aaCGCAGGTGCAACTTATCAACGCCTTATGGATAAAGTGTTCGCCAAACAAATCGGCAGAAACATCGAAGTTTATGTCGATGATATGGTCACCAAAACAAAAACCGGACATAATCACATCAGCGACCTTACAGAAATATTCGGCCAGATCCGCCAGTACAACATGCGCCTCAACCCCGAGAAATGTGCCTTCGCCGTTCAAGGGGgtaagtttttaggttttttactaACGTGCAGGGGAATAGAGGCAAACCCAGACAAATGCCGAGCAGTGTTGGACATGGCCAGCCCCAAAACAGTAAAAGAAGTTCAGCGTCTCACAGGACGCCTTGCCGCACTTTCCAGATTTGTTCCCTGTTTAGCTTCAACTTCTATTCCTTTTTtccaaacaattaaaaagaaaaacagattTGAATGGAACGACGATTGTGAGAAAGCATTTTCCAAATTAAAAACAACTCTCTCACAACCGCCAATTTTACAAAAACCCCTACAAGGGGAGGACTTATTTCTATATCTGTCAGTCACTGATTGGGCGATAAGCTCGGCCCTTGTATCAGAGAGAAACAAAGTGCAACATCCGATATACTTCGTCAGCAAAACTCTCCAACATGCCGAGCTCAATTACCCAAGGATTGAGAAGCTCGCACTGGCACTAATATTCTCGGCACGACGTCTCCGACCTTACTTCCAGAGCCACGTTATCTACGTCAGAACAGATCACCCACTAAGACAAGTgttacacaaaccagaaatcgcAGGACGACTCATAAAGTGGGCAGTCGAACTGTCTGAGTTCGATATCAGATACCAATCCAGAGGACCGATCAAGTCACAATTTTTAGCAGATTTCATCACCGAGTTTACTACACCATCCGAGGAAGATCATGCAAAACAATGGATCTTATATGTGGATGGATCTTCCAATAATGGGGGTTGTGGAGCAGGAATACGCCTGGAAGCCGAGGACGGATTCATACTTGAACACTCAATACACTTAGCTTTCAAAGCCAGCAATAACCAATCCGAGTATGAAGCACTGCTCGCTGGACTCCGACTCTGTTTAGATCTCCAAATCTCGACGATCAAG GTAAAAGATTGGAGGGATGACTTTATACACTATTTACAAACAGGTAATATACCAGAAGGGGTCGAGAACGATAAAAAGTTCCGACGGCAAGCATCTTCCTTCACAATACTCAACGGAACATTATATCGACGTGGATATACTCGCCCCCTACTAAAATGCCTCAACAAGCCAGAAGCTGACATAGCATTAGCAGAAGCACATGAAGGAATCTGTGGCACACATACAGGAGCTCGGAGCCTAGCATCGAAAATCCtccgagctggattcttctgGCCGACATTGAAACAGGACAGCCAACAAAAAATCAGGACATGCCAGAATTGCCAAAGACACGCACCATTGATACACATACCTGCCGAGCAAATGCATCATTCAGAAATCAGCTGGCCATTTAACCAATGGGGTTTGGATATACTCGGGCCGTTTCCTACGGCACCGGGCCAGGTAAAATTTCTTATCGTCGGCATTGATTATttctccaaatgggtggaagcccaacctttagcaagaatAACATCTCAACAAATTATTTCTTTCGTTTGGAAAAACATAATTTGCCGATTTGGCATACCTCAACATATCACAACTGACAACGGTCGCCAGTTTGCCGACCAAAAGTTTCAATCTTTCTTGCAGAATCTCAAAATAAACCAACACTTCGCCTCCGTTGAACACCCTCAAACGAACGGACTAGCTGAGGCTGCAAATAAGGTCATCCTGCATGCACTAAAAAAGAAACTAGATGACGCCAAAGGACTCTGGGCCGAACTAATACCTGAAGTCCTTTGGGGATACAACACCACCCCACAAACATCAACAAAAGAAACGCCATTCAGACTGGTATATGGATCGGAAGCCATGATCCCCCTAGAGATCTCCCAGAACTCAATCCGAACTTACATGGACAACCAAGACGAAGCTCGGAAATCCGAGCTCGACATCATTGAAGAAATCAGAGACATCGCCGCCTTGAAGCAACGCGCGGCGCAGCAAGTAATTGCTCGACAGTACAACAAGTCGGTCAAAAGCAGATCATTCGTCAAAGGAGACTTAGTCCTCCGCAAGACCGAAACTGCTCGGAAACCACCAACACATGGAAAGCTCGCAGCCAATTGGGACGGTCCATACCGAGTATCAAACGTACTCGGTCAAGGAGCATACAAGCTAGAATCATTAGATGGTAAACTCATGCCTAGTACATGGAATGTGTCTTCCTTAAAGAAATTTTATAGTTAA